The Cyprinus carpio isolate SPL01 chromosome B22, ASM1834038v1, whole genome shotgun sequence genome contains the following window.
acaaacattacaatatatttttttaaatgtctaaactaaaaatatacaaaaaaatcatttggttggagtttgctaaaaaaataaaaaacaaacaaaaaaaaccaaaaattttttaaacttaagttttctttctattttctgTTTGCTTTCTATTTTCCACtccatttctttgtttgtttgttttgtgtgcgcttttttgttgttattttgtttgtttttgcattgctcttctttgatttttgtttgttttctgttttccactgcattagttttttatttatttttgcattgttctttgggggggtggggggcgcAATTGTTTAtttctagcaaaaaaaaataaaaagtatagacAAACTTGCACACTTTGCCTAAATTTATAATTCTATTAGAGCCCTAGTTGGGGATCAAAAGCcaaatgtttttgtgttagtAATTAAAATAGGTTTAACAGTATTATGATGCTTTTGTGTGATATCATAAAATCATTTGATGTTTTTAATACTAGCTATGAAACAATTTTATATCGCTTATCTAATAGTTTACTCCTAggaacagttttttgtttgtttttttttgtatttattttttgaaaaagacCATGTACCCTGTTTATGGAAAGTGCCACATGCTCATCACTCTATCAGggcattttatttttcccttactGATCAGTCATCGCTTATATTCctgtcaaaatgcattttaaagggatTACATTCCGCTTGGCTTTTGGGAATGAGAATATGATTGTGTGGGCTACATGTAGCATCCTGTACAGATACAATTAAAGACAGCAGCTACTTTTTGCATCGCATTAGTGCCTCTATAAGACCAGTGTTCGATCGCTAGTGCTGAACGCTCCCATCTTTTGCTCTCAAGAATGACAATATGCTAGTGTCGGTGCATTCCAATGAAAGGCATGGCCTGAAATGCGTCCAATAAACTTGTAGGGAAAATATCTTCTGTTGCCATGCTGCTATGCTTATAAGGTGATTTAAGAACATTTTCTTGCGGAATCGTATTACTGAATCAGTTTTGAATCACTTTACGTGTGTGTTTTAGTGATGAATGTGcatatatatctctctctttcagtgcTGTGTCAGTCTAGCGCATCTCATGTTGCATTTTACGGTGCGCTGTAGTATTTGAAAACATAATTGTATTTTACAATTCTGATACTAATTGGCTGGATGGGTGTTGTGCCAAATGCCATTCAACATtcagggattaaaaaaaaacaagtattgcTGTAAAACTGTCAATATCTGAAGGTCGTGATTTGAAGACAAACAACTGGTTTACAAATGTTTTGCTTGAGgctgtaaacaaacaaactgaacttttAGCACCTGAAATGGCattgtaaatgtatgtgtgtgtgtgacggagTGACAGAAACTTGAGCATTTTTCACTCAACGTATGAAGATGACGTCCATGCCAGTTTGTTTTACAATCAGCTGCTGCTGGAAATGTTTTGTGACCGGCAAAAGTGTTTGTATCTTGCACATTCTCATAGCTTCCACTGGCCAACTGTAAATaccaaataaatgacttttaaaggGTATGTGTGTGTCACTAGATGTGTCTGTGATCCAGTGTATCAGATTTAAATAACAACCACCCACTAGTCATAACCTGACAAGAAGGTCTTGTATGTCTAATCTGCTTTCTTCTTCATTAAGGATCAATATTGTgccttaatatatataatattggtaAATATTCtagtataatatatatgaaaGGATCAGTAAAAAGTGTAACCTTCAGAAAATTTCTTGCTTGCTTTGTATTGCATCCATCTAAAACAAACATGTCAACTTGCTtaagtttttgcttttttttttgtttgtttgttttgccctTTAAAACAAACATGTCAGCACAATGCATAACTtctaaatacaaatttaaaaatgtcagatttttttttttttttagcaattgttAGTTtctaacagaaaatattaaactacttattcatttgaatgaataaatagataaaatggatgggaaaaaaaaaaaaaaaaaaaaaaaaaaaaaaaaaaaaaaaaaaaaaaaaaaaaaaaaaaaaaaaaaaaaaaaaaaaaaaaaaaaaaaaaaaaaaaaaaaaaaaaaaaaaaaaaaaaaaaaaaaaaacatgtgcctAAGTGAATCATTTGGCTAGAGCTAGCAGGTTTGGGaccatgttattttattatactttatttgattatgcatttatttattcataaagcaAATGGCCATTGAAAAGAAGCGAGTTACCTTATGATCACTTATACATATAAAGGCCTAAATTCTTCCAAGGCATATAAGcacttttatttcaaaataatttagaGGAAGCGTTTTTGTTTTCCccttttcattttattgtcatgTGACAGAACAGGAAAAGATATCAGAGGCGACCCTGACACGCCTCCCTGCTCaagtttgcaaatatttttattcaaataatagttttatgTACTTATTTGTCATTCATGGTCACGGTACAACAGTGGCTACAACACTTTCGGCCATTAAGTCAAAACCattatgaaaaacagtttttaaaacacATGGAACCATCATGAATAGATATACAGCTTACATTCACAGCTTCTGTACTTTGTCATTGACCCTTAACAACTGCATAAAACATCCCAACCAAGAATACATAGAAACTTTCAAATGAATGGCTATAAATGAAGAAATGCAAATTCTGGCGTGGTTGTTTTCTGCATAAAGGCCTCAATTACAAATGAATGAGGAAGTGTAAATGCCAACAGCTGCCTCTCCTGGGCAGGTTCACCTACATGCCAAAGATTTTCACGGTTACTTGCGAGTGTAAACGGTGCAGATCCTTACAAGTGACAGACTCGCTCTCCTGTGCCTCTCCCTCGCTTTCCTTGCGCTCTACTGCCATCCagcgccaaaaaaaaaataaaaaaaaataaaaaaaccttatacatATGTGCGCCATAAATTACAGTAGAAGACCATTTTCTTCTTAGGACTGTGAATATGATTCAAGGCGCTCCGTGGTAAAAGCTGCATATCTGCAGCGCACACTACTAGAAACAATGACTGAAATCCTGCTGCTCATCTCAGCCACGATTCCTAGCAAGGTGCACTGCAGGTCAGAAACTCCAGGTTTTATGcaacatctgaaataaaacaggAGTATAGTTCTGAAAGTGCATCCACATGAACAGAACCCAATAGCTTTAACAGGAAATGATCTGTGAGCCTCAGTGCTTAATATTAAATTTCAAGCTGTAGCTATCTTGCAGTGTGCAATAATTTAGCAAaaactttcagttttatttcaacatgtatattataaaaacgttttcaatcttattaaaattttctgtttgtgtaaaataatcatgcatgcttttttattacataatatggAATATTTTAGGCTACTGTTTTAAAATGGATTAATCACAAAATTcaacaaatgcagtaaaatacaataattaaatgtaaattagatatttatttataaataggtACTGTGCATAGGCTATAATATTCAAATACTTTCGATGTTAAATGTAAcctattaaatatttgaattgtcACATGCTAGCTTAACCAATTACATTTatagtagcctatttaaaatatagtattaGCCAactatatcaaaaatattattaaaaaaataaagtattaagcTACGAATGCtttggaattatatatatatatatatatatatatatatatatatatatatatatatatatatatatatatatatatatatatatatatatatatatatatatatatataaataaatctgatttagcagtaaaaatcactgtaaaataattgaaaatcaCGGAGTGAACTGTATTTTTCTCCTTTGTGGTTTTAGGATTCTGATATGATTCGGATATAAttctgatagatagataaatagatagatagacagatagatgttaaaaagtctttaaaaacaagacagcaatgtttttaaaaggtgAACTTGTCACTGTGAGACACTACCAGAGTGCTCCATGTGAGAGGTGTTTATGtgtgtagtaaaaaaaacaaaccacgaAGGACCGCAAGAACGCGCCATACGTGAACACCTATGCTGTGTATCCAACTGTAAGTTGTAATTTTTATCGTATTTAATACGACATTCAACTACTCTTCACTTAAAGTGTCTGTCAGTAACGCAAAGTGCTCCCCTGTGTAATAATGACAGTCGCTTACCTGAGAGAGAAACGGCCCAAGCGCTCGTGTCGTGTCGAAACATGGGTGTTCACACACCCAATACTCAGCGCTGACAGCCTCCGAAGGGTTTTAAAGCGTTCCCCTCGAAACCTTCTCCTCCGTGAGTAAAGGGGCAGCGAGGTTTAGGTGTGTCGGCgtgcaggtgtgaatacagctcAATGGGCTTTGCTTTAATTCTCGTCATTTACCCATTTTGGGCCGAGGAGCCTGCGGCACATCTTCAGGAAAAACCGGTACAGGTGGTCACATGAGGGTGTGTCGAGTCAGTGCTAATTAAACTCAAACAGGTTGGATATGCGTGTAAAAACTTAttctgttgaataaaaaaaatcaaaaataaaataccgTTCAGGCTACTTGAAAATAAGTCCAACCTGTTGGTTATTTTGCTTTTTGAGTCGAACTCGAGTCCCACTTAAAGCTGAAGCGTGTATTTTGTCGacgtttaaaatatttttttctcatcttgATATGTAGAGGGAAccataaatgtgatattttttaggTTGATTTTACCAAAAAAGTGTCAAATCTGTGGCGCTGTTTAtctgcacttttttttatagTAGGGCCTACAAGTAAAAAAACTGCAAGTAAGCTACTGCTCCCTCAGAAAATCCCTCATATTCACGCAGCATTTGAATAGTGTTATGCGTGtgatttaaatgagaaaaagtcacaTACATTCCCATAGTTATGTGTCGTTGGGCCCAAGGCTGTGTTTGCAGGAATGACATCTGACAGGTTTGAGAGCGTGGGTCCTGGGGCACATGCTGGGAGTTATGACATGAAAGCATAACTGATGGTTGAGGGTTCAGCCGGCTACACTTTATAATATCTTTAGTAAGAAATATTACTGTGATATATGGTAAATTTATGTAAActgggacactttttgccattgagGTGACTGGGGTAAAATGGCTTAATTATCCTGAATTAACCCTGTGCTTGATAGGAAGGTCTAATGATACAACTGAcgtaaaatcaaatatttaaaaatgtctgaaaacttaattataattattatataaatggtgttaatgtaatatattaagcAGCTATATTTATACTTTGAAGTGGCATAGGatcaaatataacataataaaatatcttGGTGTGGACACCACTATAGTTTTTGTTCTGTGTATTAACAGGTCTTTAGTTGTATAATATGAGTCAGAGTCATTTTCATCTAATACTAAGTATTCATCCACTCTTAAATATGCAGATTTTTATTATGCTTGcctagagggatagttcacccaaaaattatttactcaccctcgtgtcgttccaatcTTTTATGggcacaaaaaaagatattttacaaAAGAATGTTGGTACCCAAACAGtagatggtagccattgacttcatactgtaaataacatttttttttttaaatgctatggaagtcagtCTCTGCCGTCaaatgtttggtttccaacattcttcaaaacatcttcttttgtgcttaatggaaaaaagaaatgaatacaggtttggaacaagtggaaagtgagtaaatgatgacagaattgtcatttttttgtatgaACTAATTCAAGAGAGAACTGATAATGTGCTTTCAATCAGACAGTATACTGAAGGACCATAAAATGGCACtagattctgtcattattcactatttatatgttttttaaaaacccttttttaaactttacatGAATGGGATTTCAAATCATGTAGCTTATTGAGAAGATGTGTACTACTGTACTTTTCAGCAGAATGAAATCACAGTGTATTACAGCAATACACGACTCCTGCGATGAAACTATAAAGTGTGTTTGTACAGTCATCATCTTGAGTACTGGAATACATTTTTGTGCAAGAGCCAAAGCATACAGTACATCTGCGCAAACTCATCCCTCACCTCCCAATTCCACACAAACCGTTAAACACATTATGAACAGTATGAACAAAAAGCAGTTCTTCAGTTTTTGAAAGAGtttatttttaaggtgttttacaaaaatacacatttaacaatgaatttaaaaatagatGAAGGCATTTTAATAACTTTCCCAGTTTATTGTAATTCGACCTTCACATAACAAAAAGAAAGCTGAAATTAgattctaaagaaaaacaaacaaacaacaacaacaaaccctgCAATGTAACATCTTTGCAGTTGAAGAAAGAAATATGCATATACACTGACTGGTGGTCAAAAGTTTGAtatatgattcattttaaaaaatttttgaaagaagtctcttatgttacagtatgctcaccaaagctgcatttctttgatcaaaaccacagtaaaaatataaaatatttttagaatttagtctcgctgttttctatttgaatataggttaaaatgtcatttattcctgtgatgcaaatctgaattttcagcatcaatactccagtctttactgtcacatgatctttcagaaatcagaaaatactgccaTTCAGTGGTTTGGTGTATGtgacatgaaacatgaaaacgggtctaaataaaattaacattttttttttcaacagtagcaTTAGTCACTGTTACTATTAGTGGATGACATGAACTTCCTGACATATAAGTGTCCATTCTCCCACTAACCCACCCATTTGTTTCCTGTTACAATCACAACCCCAAAAGAGGAGGGAACATGATTATGAATGGAAACGATGAATATATCTTTTGGATTTGTCTGAGTAAATAGGTGTGAAACGGACTGTAAGATTTATCAAGATCACGATGCATTTGTCATCTGAAGAAATGTGCTGATTTATGTAGTTTGGATGTCAACACATCATTTCACATGAAATGTTACTCATCTCTTTCCTccttcatcaaaataaaaatgttagtttatttAAAGGATGCTTTTATCCGGATTGACTGATTTTAAGGGTATTGAACCAACAACCTTCTGTTTTCCAACCCAAAACTTTGACACTTTCACACCTATAACTAGAAAAGTTCAAGCTAGATTTTTCCAAACAAGAGCGTCTACTTTCAAGGAAATCTGACCAATGTCCTGTCCATGAGTGACATGACCGTTGGTTCACACCTACTCACATGATAATAAATAGCAGCCCGGATTTCTCAGCTTGCATTACAGTACAGTGGACACATACAGTATTACTGACTGAAAACTGCATTCGTCTTCTAATCCAGCCATGGCTCTTCAGCTCATCGGTTATATTCTGTCCATTACTGGATTATGTGGCCTCATTATAGgcacatttacaaatgaatggGAAATCCTTGGACATGACAATGACAAGACTGTGATTCTGGACAAATACAAAGGACTGTGGATGGAGTGCTCAGTGGACAGTTCGTCTCGCATGACCTGCACAAGTTACACTTCTCTACTTCATCAGACCTGTGAGTATCTGTTCTGTGGAGTATGGATCCTTCTGCCATTGACTTCATTGTAATCGCTGCTGTGTGTTGTTGCAGTTGAAATCCGGTTGGGTCGAGCAATCATGATCACCAGCATCGTCTTTTCAAGCCTCGCCGCGCTGGTGGCCATTTCTGGTCTCAGATGTACAAGATGTTTAGAAGAGAACGAGATGTCGAAGGATAGAGCTGCCTTCTTAGGAGGAATCCTTTCTGTGTGCGGTGGTGAGTTCAGAATTATTGAACAAATCGCAAATAAACTGGAGTGaaaactatttctatttttttatcctattaaaaattaattttgagttGAAACTCGTAGGCTATATTGTATTTCTAGGTTGTTACTTGAAtgttaaaagcaaaatatttctATGAAAATACATACTTTGATGATTGGAAAgtttaaatgaacagcatttatttgctgAATACAAgcatgccatttatttattttttcaattttttagcaaggttgcattaaattgatcaagtgacaacaaagacatttataatgtaacaaaagatttttatttcaactgaaaaaataaattattttgaacattctatttttcaaagacaaataaaaaatactacacATTGTacttatacactactgttcaaaagttttataattgtaaagaaatgaatacttttgttcagcaaggatgcattaatttaacCAAATGTAAAAGTGAAgaaattattttgttacaaaagatttttatttaaaataaattcttttgaactttctattaatcgaAGCTGgatataaaaactttattttacatatgcactgccttttaaaaactgcattaaactggtcaaaaattacagcaaagacattttacaaaagatttttatttcaaataaataaattttgaacttttttttcttaaagacaaataaaaaatactatatattttacatatacagtaccgtacaaaagttttttttttttttttttttttttttttttaagaaattaatacttttgctaagcaaggatgcgttaaatctACCTAAACTAAAAGTGAAGacattatattgttacaaaagtttttaatttcatataaattcttctgaactttctactcatcaaaaatctttgaaaaaaaaagtaaaatgatttc
Protein-coding sequences here:
- the LOC109087971 gene encoding claudin-1 isoform X2; this encodes MCVVKKTNHEGPQERAIREHLCCVSNCTFTNEWEILGHDNDKTVILDKYKGLWMECSVDSSSRMTCTSYTSLLHQTFEIRLGRAIMITSIVFSSLAALVAISGLRCTRCLEENEMSKDRAAFLGGILSVCGGLLALGITSWFIYGIVDNFFQNDKKTERYVVGRSLIAAFVASVLCLFGGILLCACSVTHLQSKKILSKHPVSRSPEKDYV
- the LOC109087971 gene encoding claudin-1 isoform X1 — protein: MCVVKKTNHEGPQERAIREHLCCVSNSMALQLIGYILSITGLCGLIIGTFTNEWEILGHDNDKTVILDKYKGLWMECSVDSSSRMTCTSYTSLLHQTFEIRLGRAIMITSIVFSSLAALVAISGLRCTRCLEENEMSKDRAAFLGGILSVCGGLLALGITSWFIYGIVDNFFQNDKKTERYVVGRSLIAAFVASVLCLFGGILLCACSVTHLQSKKILSKHPVSRSPEKDYV
- the LOC109087971 gene encoding claudin-1 isoform X3, encoding MALQLIGYILSITGLCGLIIGTFTNEWEILGHDNDKTVILDKYKGLWMECSVDSSSRMTCTSYTSLLHQTFEIRLGRAIMITSIVFSSLAALVAISGLRCTRCLEENEMSKDRAAFLGGILSVCGGLLALGITSWFIYGIVDNFFQNDKKTERYVVGRSLIAAFVASVLCLFGGILLCACSVTHLQSKKILSKHPVSRSPEKDYV